One region of Streptomyces capillispiralis genomic DNA includes:
- a CDS encoding TrmH family RNA methyltransferase yields the protein MAELITLDDPDDPRLHDYTGLTDVELRRRREPAEGLFIAEGEKVIRRAGEAGYAMRSMLLSAKWVDIMRDVIDRATAPVYVVEPALAERVTGYHVHRGALASMQRTPLPTAAELLRTARRVVIMESVNDHTNIGAIFRSAAALGMDAVLLSPDCADPLYRRSVKVSMGAVFSVPYARADSWPGGLDPVREAGFTLLALTPDDTARSLDEVAPHRMERVALMLGAEGDGLSARALAAADAWVRIPMSHGVDSLNVGAAAAVAFYAVATGRPQE from the coding sequence ATGGCCGAACTCATCACCCTCGACGACCCCGACGACCCGCGCCTGCACGACTACACCGGCCTGACCGACGTCGAACTGCGCCGCCGGCGCGAGCCCGCCGAGGGCCTGTTCATCGCCGAGGGCGAGAAGGTCATCAGGCGCGCCGGGGAAGCCGGCTACGCGATGCGGTCCATGCTGCTGTCGGCGAAGTGGGTCGACATCATGCGGGACGTCATCGACCGGGCCACCGCCCCGGTGTACGTCGTGGAGCCCGCGCTGGCCGAACGGGTCACCGGCTACCACGTCCACCGCGGCGCGCTCGCCTCCATGCAGCGCACACCGCTGCCCACGGCGGCCGAGCTGCTCCGCACCGCCCGCCGCGTCGTGATCATGGAGTCGGTCAACGACCACACCAACATCGGCGCCATCTTCCGCTCCGCCGCCGCCCTCGGCATGGACGCCGTCCTGCTCTCCCCGGACTGCGCCGACCCCCTCTACCGGCGCAGCGTCAAGGTCTCCATGGGCGCTGTCTTCTCCGTGCCGTACGCCCGCGCCGACTCCTGGCCCGGAGGGCTGGACCCGGTCCGCGAGGCGGGCTTCACCCTGCTCGCCCTCACCCCCGACGACACGGCCCGGTCCCTCGACGAGGTGGCGCCCCACCGCATGGAGCGCGTGGCCCTGATGCTCGGCGCGGAAGGGGACGGCCTGTCCGCCCGGGCGCTGGCCGCCGCCGACGCATGGGTGCGCATCCCGATGTCCCACGGCGTCGACTCCCTCAACGTGGGCGCCGCGGCGGCGGTCGCCTTCTACGCGGTGGCGACGGGCCGTCCCCAGGAGTAG